Within the Gossypium raimondii isolate GPD5lz chromosome 12, ASM2569854v1, whole genome shotgun sequence genome, the region GGTGGCAGTGGCAGTGGTTAAGAGGGAGGAGTCACTAGATGGGAGAGAATCTATTGCAAGAGTTAGTCTTTATGATCTTGAAGAGGGGTTCTAGAAAGAGGTTGGGTACCTAAGGCAACTGGTGGGATGGCAATGACGGTGTCCACCAGGGGAACAAAGAGAGAAGAATTAATGAGGGCCATAATTGGATAAAAAGCTTCAAGAGGGCAAAGATTTGATTAGTTTGTTGTTTGAGTGGTAGAAGGATGGTTTTGACTTGAAGGGAGCTCGTTGTTAATGAGGTTGCCACCGATTGCTTGAGCAGAGGAGTTGGTAGGGTTGTTGGACTTGGTGGGCTTTATAGGGTTGTGAGTAGCATCATTCTGAGACGTAGGCATCATACGGTCCACACCCACTGCACCAATTGTTGATACAAGGTACAAAAAGGGAAGATAAGGAGATAGGGAGGAGTAAGTGGTGATTCTGTGGAGGCCGGTTCACCAAAAAAGGCAAAGAGCCGGAAAGGAATAAGAGGAAAAGCTGATTGTTTGGAAAGAGAGAGAATATTTGGGCAAAGTAACTTTAGGGCTAGAAAAATCAATCCCTTCTTCAACGTTAGAAAGGTATAAGAGAGGTTCTCTTGTCTACTAGTGTAACGTGGCAAGATAAATACTCAGTCCCACCAAATGCGTAAAGGATATTTATGATCGTGAATGGTATTCATGGTGGGGCCTATCCTATTCTTTATTCAATCAGTACAAGGTTGTTATAACCAAGTGAACCCTTCATTGACTTGAGGTTGCTATATTCGTGGGTGCTTATCTCACCATTAGAGAGTGGGAGGGCTTGTCTAGCGGGTGATTCCGACAATGAAAAGACATCATTCCTATAGATAGGACGAGTGATCACCCACGACATTGTCCTAAGTGAAGTCAAAAGAGAGATCAGCACCATCTATCATGTTGACACGTGTATTGATGGCGAACTGACATAACAAAAATCTAAAAGAGATATTGGAATCTTTCCTTCTATTCATCTAAGAATGTAGCAAAACAAGGAAAACATAAGAAAAACGAGTGAGCAACAAAGCATAAAAAACTTCGATGGTAAACGTAAAGCTTGTCGAAAGAGTGGTATTCCatgtaatttcaataaaaagttAAGTCTATCATCGAGAAAcgcatataaaaatatataaaagcagAGACTGATTGATCTCATTACGTGCTGGTTAGTGTTTTCCATACAGAATACCAATTCGGTGGCTTTCTATCAGTTTTGCTGTGAGAGCTCCCTCAATCCCCACAGTTTTCTCCTCTCAAACTCTAACTTTTAAAACTTCGGCAAAATcacctttgttcttttttctttttggtgtcAAGCATGGAAGACCGTAAGGaggtgagtttttttttcttttttgggggtTTTAGCCTCCGTTTTATATTgttgagaaaaaagaaaggaaattgaGCTCAGGGTTGAAGCTAAACTACATGTTTATCTTACTGGGTATGTATATTCTTTACCTTAGTTCCATGAAAAAATCGATAATCGTAGAGTTGAAAAAAAAGATTATGGTATAAGTGCTTTATTTAGTCTAAATAAgcttttagtccctatactcttctagtttttaaaatttaatccttcagCTTTGGTTGATTTTCTTACTGTGTCTAGAGATTTGTGCCTGTTGGCTAATGCTATCCGGCGGTGTGATGAATTCTCTGCCACTGAAATTTTAATTCAcagcttttaaaataaatatccttttgaCTTTTGAAACGCAATCAACACTTTTTTTTTAGAGCTGAAAACTTGGTTCAGACTTCAGACTTTCAGCATTGGGATTACTTTTTAATTGCAGCTTTTTTGAATCTCCATATCTGCTTTCTATGCCACCTTTTTCTTTTGAGCCAATGGTGAAAGAGAGGCTTTGAGCAGTTATGGtgtttttgttaataaaatttcagaACTGTTGAATAAAATGGAGCAGCAGATTGTGAATGTGGGAATTGGGATTTCATTGTTTTGAACTACCAACAAATTTGGTTTTCTTAAATACTAGTGATTGTGATCAAACAATGCTGAAGTTAAAAGCATGGAGGTAGAGTTAATTAAGGTATTGATTTGGTTGTGAAACTTGAAATAGAAAATTGGAGCATGGCTATCAGTGCCACAATTTGGGGACTGGGAGCAGAAAGGGCAAGGGCAGCTGCCAGATTACTCACTTGACTTCTCAAAGATTAGGGAAATGAGGAAGCAAAACAAGAGGGAAGTTTCAAGAGCCAGTCTTGGGAATGAAGAAGAGTTTATTAACCCAACCGCCACCACTGTTACCACTGCCCCTACTACAGATGATCACCACCATTACCCTCCCACTCATCACTCTCCAACCGTAAGTATagatttcattttcaaaataatagatcagattaaaaatgtttaagttGATGAGTTTTCATGTTATAAATTGAGTTAGGGTAAATTAGTCACAGCTTAAAAATCgatctaataataaatttaattctaattttatatattatattaagttaattataattttaaaaaattaactcttttctcaatttaatcttaattaaaaaaatcgaataaatatataatataaaataagaattaataaaaattgggCTGCTCTTTTGTGGGAGTAATAAAAGTCATTATCTAGAGGGGTTTCatggattttcttcttttgtgttttaatatgattttggCGTTTCCAACGTTGATGGGTCTTAGATGGAATTTGGGTTTCAAATCAATTTCAGTTGGCTTCAATGGATTTGGGTAGTTTTGCAATCTAGGGTTGATTTCACCGAAATCGATGGATCGTTTTGCAGGATCTTTTGTAGTTAATTTTGCTAAATAGGGAACAGATGTTTGGAAGTGTCATTCCAAATTTGAAAAAACTTCATTGCAGACTTAAAACTCTT harbors:
- the LOC105763669 gene encoding uncharacterized protein LOC105763669; protein product: MEDRKEKIGAWLSVPQFGDWEQKGQGQLPDYSLDFSKIREMRKQNKREVSRASLGNEEEFINPTATTVTTAPTTDDHHHYPPTHHSPTSKRGIFSYFNCCIKA